One genomic region from Quercus robur chromosome 4, dhQueRobu3.1, whole genome shotgun sequence encodes:
- the LOC126723948 gene encoding uncharacterized protein LOC126723948 — MSILDCRPGQGACHFLQWEDTQEITTINDLVDESKHGISVDSTSTSHELVTKMGDLSINNLKRKFDSLEMENPQHLPTSVAVHEHFEKDQEPVIERSEHDETSENLTSTKYIDPSRVEDSSNLQDLVVLEVELSSIMKKSLLTTHLTLKAEIHCGQAEFWRQITAAGDTSTEVTDCISQVLGLHILGWLGRLAFPPP; from the exons ATGTCAATCCTTGATTGCCGTCCA GGACAAGGAGCTTGTCATTTCCTTCAATGGGAGGATACTCAAGAAATTACCACAATTAATGATCTTGTAGATGAAAGCAAACATGGCATATCTGTAGATTCTACTTCAACAAGCCATGAGTTAGTCACTAAAATGGGTGATTTGagtattaataatttaaagagGAAGTTTGATTCACTAGAGATGGAAAATCCTCAACATCTCCCAACTTCTGTGGCTGTACATGAACATTTTGAGAAAGATCAAGAGCCTGTCATAGAGAGGAGTGAACATGATGAGACTTCAGAGAATTTAACATCTACAAAGTATATTGATCCATCACGAGTTGAGGACTCTTCAAATCTCCAAGACCTAGTTGTGCTGGAGGTTGAGTTGAGTTCCATTATGAAGAAATCACTCCTAACTACCCATCTGACTTTAAAGGCTGAGATTCATTGCGGACAGGCTGAGTTCTGGAGGCAGATTACTGCTGCTGGAGACACTTCTACTGAAG TGACGGATTGTATAAGTCAAGTTTTAGGACTTCATATTCTGGGTTGGTTGGGCCGGCTTGCTTTCCCTCCTCCTTGA
- the LOC126722751 gene encoding uncharacterized protein LOC126722751: MATIYHLKHFIKGKYYGHSLSYYKIWDAKQRAIAKIFEDWEESYQKLRKLLLAYLDQEAGTWYWWHTIPRNEFGDTILRYVFWAFAPCIEGFRYCKPVISIDGTHLYGKYRGVLLIAMATDANNKVLPLAFAVVDKESGSSWRWFLERLRISLEDNAIANWPIDDDGRLRVVHRYCLRHVASNFNTHFQDATLKSLALKAGYATQEAKFELYMQPIKEAEIEALRKKRRTERQESEPDSSIMPYTYLINEDLDMWTQLHDGGYRYGAMTTNVSECFNGVLKGARGLPIAAMVEFTHCKLVAYFHDRHKEITHDLSQGKVWSKYALKIYGHNLKKSLGHNITAFNYVNGIYQVITAYNIHSSGGGHHSHEVNLMDRTCRCGKWQNRKIPYSHAIKALQHLGQDATTYIDPCYSLNNAIRTYSHAFVVPLSESLWRDVDGPKWVPDPLLLRGKGRPVASRIQNEMDGVRREPGSRRPDSELREIQQKQSCGLCHQHGHNRRRCPLSRGASTSSNDPN; this comes from the exons ATGGCAACAATTTATCACCTCAAACATTTCATTAAAGGGAAGTATTATGGGCATAGTCTTTCTTACTATAAGATATGGGATGCGAAACAACGAGCTATTGCAAAGATATTCGAGGATTGGGAAGAGTCTTACCAAAAGTTGAGAAAGTTATTGTTGGCATACTTGGATCAAGAAGCTGGCACCTGGTACTGGTGGCACACCATACCCAGGAACGAGTTTGGTGATACAATTTTGCGCTATGTATTTTGGGCTTTCGCTCCATGCATTGAAGGATTTAGATATTGTAAGCCAGTGATCAGTATTGATGGGACTCATTTGTATGGTAAATATCGAGGGGTGTTGTTGATTGCAATGGCCACTGATGCCAACAACAAGGTTTTGCCTCTCGCCTTTGCTGTTGTGGACAAAGAGTCAGGGTCTAGTTGGAGGTGGTTTTTAGAACGTCTCAGGATCTCACTGGAAGAT AACGCAATTGCAAACTGGCCTATAGATGATGATGGACGACTACGAGTAGTTCACagatattgccttcgacatgttgctagcaacttcaacacgCATTTTCAAGACGCTACTTTAAAGTCATTGGCCTTGAAAGCGGGGTATGCTACTCAGGAAGCTAAGTTTGAGTTGTACATGCAACCTATCAAGGAAGCCGAGATTGAGGCCCTTAGGAAGAAACGGAGAACCGAGCGGCAGGAAAGTGAACCCGACTCATCCATCATGCCATACACATATCTAATAAACGAGGATCTAGACATGTGGACCCAACTACATGATGGTGGATACCGTTATGGGGCTATGACAACCAATGTCTCGGAGTGCTTTAATGGAGTACTGAAAGGTGCCCGTGGCCTACCCATTGCTGCAATGGTTGAATTCACTCATTGCAAACTTGTAGCGTATTTCCATGATCGACACAAAGAAATTACTCATGATCTCTCACAGGGCAAGGTATGGAGTAAATATGCCTTAAAAATCTATGGACACAACCTAAAAAAATCTCTTGGCCACAATATAACTGCGTTTAATTACGTGAATGGTATATATCAAGTAATTACTGCATACAACATCCATAGCTCTGGAGGGGGAcaccatagtcatgaagtaaacCTAATGGACAGAACATGTCGTTGTGGAAAGTGGCAAAATCGAAAGATCCCTTattcacatgcaattaaagcTCTTCAGCACTTGGGGCAAGATGCGACTACATATATTGACCCATGTTATAGTTTGAACAATGCCATTCGCACCTACTCACATGCATTTGTGGTGCCACTGTCAGAGTCATTGTGGAGGGATGTGGACGGTCCAAAGTGGGTGCCTGACCCACTCTTGTTGCGAGGCAAAGGTCGACCTGTGGCGTCTAGGATACAGAATGAGATGGATGGGGTCCGACGAGAACCAGGAAGCCGGAGGCCAGATTCTGAGTTGAGGGAGATTCAACAAAAGCAAAGCTGTGGACTGTGTCATCAACATGGGCATAACCGTAGAAGATGTCCACTTTCCCGTGGGGCTTCAACAAGCAGTAATGATCCAAACTAG